The Macrobrachium nipponense isolate FS-2020 chromosome 1, ASM1510439v2, whole genome shotgun sequence genome includes a window with the following:
- the LOC135219932 gene encoding uncharacterized protein LOC135219932 isoform X2, with amino-acid sequence MDEKRSWRSSVGILQNGQSWESFHKEIKPTPPSSSMVNAGIVTFVAMIFFIISFTSPYWLQSYAYTYNDFSNMGLWEFCFNGFRYPKYQFDYKFMGCNYVFSEEYRIIWTWMLPAWFMSVQAFMTIALLASVTTLVTVSMILVRWPLQIVMRYEWHLTGFCFICQAITVVAIFFAVLVFGIMCWSRDWLLNPNFNYLSWSYAFAVIAGGIHAFAGLTLLHETYEARDRKRMASNVMHMEPQGQFAHEMSSQGYI; translated from the exons ATGGACGAAAAACGCTCCTGGAGGAGCTCTGTGGGCATTCTACAAAATGGGCAATCTTGGGAGTCTTTTCACAAGGAGATCAAACCGACACCGCCCTCAT ctTCTATGGTCAATGCTGGGATAGTGACCTTTGTTGCAATGATATTTTTCATCATCTCTTTCACTAG tccCTACTGGCTGCAGTCCTATGCTTACACTTATAATGACTTCAGTAACATGGGCTTAtgggaattttgttttaatggattCCGCTACCCAAAGTATCAGTTTGACTACAAGTTTATGGGTTGTAATTATGTGTTTTCTGAAGAGTACAGAATCATCTGGACTTGGATGTTGCCAG CGTGGTTCATGTCTGTTCAAGCATTCATGACCATAGCCCTGCTTGCAAGCGTAACAACCTTGGTAACCGTCAGTATGATTCTCGTAAGATGGCCCTTGCAAATTGTTATGCGTTATGAATGGCACTTGACTGGCTTCTGTTTCATTTGTCAAGCGATTACAg TTGTTGCTATCTTCTTTGCTGTGCTAGTCTTTGGCATTATGTGTTGGTCACGGGATTGGTTATTGAACCCCAATTTCAACTACCTTTCATGGTCCTATGCTTTTGCAGTCATAGCAGGAGGAATCCATGCCTTTGCAGGTCTGACTTTACTTCAT GAGACATACGAAGCCAGAGATCGAAAGAGAATGGCATCCAATGTGATGCATATGGAGCCTCAAGGACAGTTTGCTCATGAGATGTCTTCACAGGGTTACATTTAA
- the LOC135219932 gene encoding uncharacterized protein LOC135219932 isoform X1 produces MPSEIGASVYSSRLSRRPSLTSSYFPPILEKIYGYTRPSSSMVNAGIVTFVAMIFFIISFTSPYWLQSYAYTYNDFSNMGLWEFCFNGFRYPKYQFDYKFMGCNYVFSEEYRIIWTWMLPAWFMSVQAFMTIALLASVTTLVTVSMILVRWPLQIVMRYEWHLTGFCFICQAITVVAIFFAVLVFGIMCWSRDWLLNPNFNYLSWSYAFAVIAGGIHAFAGLTLLHETYEARDRKRMASNVMHMEPQGQFAHEMSSQGYI; encoded by the exons ATGCCATCTGAAATTGGAGCAAGTGTTTATTCCAGCCGCCTTAGCCGTCGGCCATCATTGACGTCTTCCTACTTCCCACCAATCCTCGAGAAGATTTACGGATACACGAGGCCATCAT ctTCTATGGTCAATGCTGGGATAGTGACCTTTGTTGCAATGATATTTTTCATCATCTCTTTCACTAG tccCTACTGGCTGCAGTCCTATGCTTACACTTATAATGACTTCAGTAACATGGGCTTAtgggaattttgttttaatggattCCGCTACCCAAAGTATCAGTTTGACTACAAGTTTATGGGTTGTAATTATGTGTTTTCTGAAGAGTACAGAATCATCTGGACTTGGATGTTGCCAG CGTGGTTCATGTCTGTTCAAGCATTCATGACCATAGCCCTGCTTGCAAGCGTAACAACCTTGGTAACCGTCAGTATGATTCTCGTAAGATGGCCCTTGCAAATTGTTATGCGTTATGAATGGCACTTGACTGGCTTCTGTTTCATTTGTCAAGCGATTACAg TTGTTGCTATCTTCTTTGCTGTGCTAGTCTTTGGCATTATGTGTTGGTCACGGGATTGGTTATTGAACCCCAATTTCAACTACCTTTCATGGTCCTATGCTTTTGCAGTCATAGCAGGAGGAATCCATGCCTTTGCAGGTCTGACTTTACTTCAT GAGACATACGAAGCCAGAGATCGAAAGAGAATGGCATCCAATGTGATGCATATGGAGCCTCAAGGACAGTTTGCTCATGAGATGTCTTCACAGGGTTACATTTAA